Proteins found in one Phocoena sinus isolate mPhoSin1 chromosome 19, mPhoSin1.pri, whole genome shotgun sequence genomic segment:
- the CEBPG gene encoding CCAAT/enhancer-binding protein gamma isoform X1 — METDSRGTCEDFLADQTIDHLVFISTCSVLTRERAQMSKVSQQNTTPGVNGISVIHTQAHASGLQQVPQLVPAGPGGGGKAVPPSKQSKKSLPMDRNSDEYRQRRERNNMAVKKSRLKSKQKAQDTLQRVNQLKEENERLEAKIKLLTKELSVLKDLFLEHAHNLADNVQPSSTENTTDSDNAGQ; from the exons ATGGAGACGGATAGTAGAG gTACATGTGAAGATTTCTTGGCAGATCAAACCATTGATCACCTTGTCTTCATTTCTACTTGTTCTGTGTTGACAAGGGAGCGTGCCCAAATGAGCAAGGTATCACAGCAGAACACTACCCCGGGCGTGAATGGAATAAGTGTCATCCATACTCAGGCTCATGCCAGCGGCTTACAGCAGGTTCCTCAGCTGGTGCCCGCCGGCCCTGGGGGCGGAGGCAAAGCTGTGCCTCCAAGCAAGCAGAGCAAAAAGAGTTTGCCCATGGATCGCAACAGTGACGAGTATCGTCAGCGCAGAGAGAGGAACAACATGGCGGTGAAAAAGAGCCGGTTGAAAAGCAAGCAGAAAGCGCAGGATACGCTGCAGAGGGTGAATCAGCTCAAGGAAGAGAACGAACGGTTGGAAGCAAAAATTAAATTGCTGACTAAGGAATTAAGTGTCCTGAAAGATTTATTTCTTGAGCACGCACACAACCTCGCAGATAACGTGCAACCCAGTAGCACTGAAAATACGACAGACTCTGATAATGCAGGACAGTAG
- the CEBPG gene encoding CCAAT/enhancer-binding protein gamma isoform X2, which translates to MSKVSQQNTTPGVNGISVIHTQAHASGLQQVPQLVPAGPGGGGKAVPPSKQSKKSLPMDRNSDEYRQRRERNNMAVKKSRLKSKQKAQDTLQRVNQLKEENERLEAKIKLLTKELSVLKDLFLEHAHNLADNVQPSSTENTTDSDNAGQ; encoded by the coding sequence ATGAGCAAGGTATCACAGCAGAACACTACCCCGGGCGTGAATGGAATAAGTGTCATCCATACTCAGGCTCATGCCAGCGGCTTACAGCAGGTTCCTCAGCTGGTGCCCGCCGGCCCTGGGGGCGGAGGCAAAGCTGTGCCTCCAAGCAAGCAGAGCAAAAAGAGTTTGCCCATGGATCGCAACAGTGACGAGTATCGTCAGCGCAGAGAGAGGAACAACATGGCGGTGAAAAAGAGCCGGTTGAAAAGCAAGCAGAAAGCGCAGGATACGCTGCAGAGGGTGAATCAGCTCAAGGAAGAGAACGAACGGTTGGAAGCAAAAATTAAATTGCTGACTAAGGAATTAAGTGTCCTGAAAGATTTATTTCTTGAGCACGCACACAACCTCGCAGATAACGTGCAACCCAGTAGCACTGAAAATACGACAGACTCTGATAATGCAGGACAGTAG